GAAACGTCCGGCCTGGAAACGTCCAGCCAGAACCGGGCGCAGGCCCTGAAGACTGTCAGAGTGGCGCTGCAGTGGACCCTGCAGCTTTCCACTCCCGCAGCCATGCACCTCAGCCCCCAGGAGAAGGACAAGCTCCTGATCGTGACCGCAGCGCTGCTGGCCGAGCGCCGCCTCCAGCGCGGCGTCAAGCTCAACCATCCCGAGGCCGTGGCCTGGCTCAGCTTTCTGGTGCTGGAGGGCGCCCGCGACGGCAGGACCGTGGCCGAGCTGATGGGCGAGGGCACCACCTGGCTGCGCCGCGATCAGGTGATGGAAGGGGTGCCCGAACTGGTGCAGGAGGTGCAGATCGAGGCCGTGTTTCCCGATGGCACCAAGCTGGTGACGCTGCACGACCCGATCCGCTGAGCCCCGTTCCCCCAACGGCCCCCGCCCGTTTCCCATGGCCCCCTTCATCCCCGGCGAACTGATCCCGGAACCCGGCGAGCTCGAACTCAACGCTGGCCGGCCCGTCACCACCTTGCTGGTGGCCAACAGCGGGGACCGGCCGGTGCAGGTGGGCTCCCACTTCCACTTCCAGGAGGCCAACGACGCTTTGCAGTTCGACCGCGACGCCGCCCGGGGCCTGCGCCTCGACATCCCGGCCGGCACGGCGATCCGCTTCGAACCGGGGGACAGCCGGGAGGTGAACCTGGTGCCCTTCGCCGGTCAGCGCCGCGTGGTGGGCTTCAACGGCCTGGTGAACGGCCCTCTGGACTGACGACGCTTCGACCCCGCGGCCAGCCGGCCCGCCCCCAGCCTTCCCGCCACCACCAGCGCCACCCCCCATGCCCTACAGGATCTCCCGCCGCGCCTACGCCGAGACCTACGGCCCCACCAGCGGCGACCGCCTGCGGCTGGCGGACACGGAGCTGATCCTGGAGGTGGAGAAGGATTTCACCGTCTACGGCGACGAGGTGAAGTTCGGCGGCGGCAAGGTGATCCGCGACGGCATGGGTCAGGCCCAGACCACCCGCGCCGACGGTGCCGTGGACACGGTGATCACCAACGCCCTGATCCTCGACTGGTGGGGGATCGTGAAGGCCGACATCGGCCTGCGGGACGGGCGCATCGTGGCGATCGGCAAGGCGGGCAACCCCGACACCCAGGAGGGGGTGACGATCGTGGTGGGCCCCGGCACCGAGGCGATCGCCGGCGAGGGGCACATCCTGACCGCCGGCGCCATCGACACCCACATCCACTTCATCTGCCCCCAGCAGATCGAAACGGCCCTGGCCTCCGGGGTCACCACCCTGCTGGGGGGCGGCACGGGCCCGGCCACCGGCACCAATGCCACCACCTGCACCCCCGGGGCGTTCCACATCGGCCGCATGCTCCAGGCCGCCGAAGGCCTGCCGGTGAACCTGGGGTTCTTCGGCAAGGGCAACGCCTCCACGCCCGAGGCCCTCGAGGAGCAGGTGCGCGCCGGTGCCTGCGGCCTCAAGCTCCACGAGGACTGGGGCACCACCCCGGCCGCGATCGACTGCTGCCTCACGGTGGCCGACCGCTTCGACGTGCAGGTCTGCATCCACACCGACACCCTCAACGAAGCGGGCTTCGTGGAGGACACGATCCGGGCCATCGGCGGCCGCACGATCCACACCTTCCACACCGAGGGGGCCGGCGGCGG
This sequence is a window from Cyanobium sp. PCC 7001. Protein-coding genes within it:
- a CDS encoding urease subunit gamma encodes the protein MHLSPQEKDKLLIVTAALLAERRLQRGVKLNHPEAVAWLSFLVLEGARDGRTVAELMGEGTTWLRRDQVMEGVPELVQEVQIEAVFPDGTKLVTLHDPIR
- a CDS encoding urease subunit beta, encoding MAPFIPGELIPEPGELELNAGRPVTTLLVANSGDRPVQVGSHFHFQEANDALQFDRDAARGLRLDIPAGTAIRFEPGDSREVNLVPFAGQRRVVGFNGLVNGPLD